The genomic region CCGGCTGAACAGGCCGAGCGCGCCCCGGGTCGCGGCGTCCAGGATCGGCTCCACCGCGGCGAGATCGTCCTCGGTGACGATCTCCTCGACCAGGAAGAAGCGGAACACGACGTCGATGACCTGGTCTTCGAGCACCAGCCGGTCGCCTCGGGACCGCAGCTGTCCCACATGGCACGGAAGGGCGTCCAGGCCCATCTCGCCGAGCAGGGCCGCCATCACCCGCAGCCGCGGCTCGTAGGTCACGAAACTCGCCGGCCAGTCGGTGAGTGCGACAACCGGCCGCCGGCCGTCCGGGAGATTCGCCGCGCATTCTGCGCGCAGTGAGTCGACGATGTGCTGGAGCGTGTCGATGTAGCCGAGCCCGTGTTCGTCGGTGAACTCCCGCAGGGCGGGATGCTTGAGCATGGCGCGGTTGATATCGGCGTTCTCAAATCCGCCCAGGGCGCTTGTGATGTTGAGTTCGAGGAGCTTGAAGCCGTCGTTGTCCCGGTAGAGGTCGGACCGCGCCAGCGGGACCAGGGGCGCGCCGGTGTTCGCGCCCCGCAGCACTGCCGAGACCTGCTGGGGGTTCATGCCGACGGCCTGCGCGAACTGGCGCAGGTCGCCGTCGTGGAGCCGGTCCGGGATGTCCATCAGCATCGTGTAAAGGCAGCGCAGGTCAGCCGCTAGGCAGTCTCGTTCCGCCGCCGACAGGAAGACCGGCGAGGGCAGGAAGCGCCCGCGGTAGGCCACGGCCAGCAGTTCCGAGGCGTCCGCGTCCGAGGTGAGCGCCGCTGGATCGACGGTGAGCCGCACGAGATGGTCGAGGTACTTCCTGCCCAGATCGGCTGCGGGCAGGAAGTCCGTCGGTGATCGAACGGGCCTGTTCAAGGTCGAACCTCCGACGCTGGGTGCGGACCGATGTTCCGGAGCCTGTCGGGCGGAATCCCCGCGGCGTCCGCGAACAGGAAGCGGGCGAGCGCCGCGTGGCAGGCCGCCAGCTCAGCACCGCTGACGGTCTCGCGGCCGGTGTGGGCGAGCTCGGAATCCCCCGGACCGAAGTTGACGGCGGGAACGCCGTGGGCCGCGAACCGTCCGACGTCAGTCCAGCCGAGTTTCGGTCGCACGTCCACCCCGGCGCTCGCTCGCAGCGCCGCGAGCAGGGGATGCTCCAGATTGGGTGGCGCGGGCGGCGAGGACAGGACCACCTGGGTGCCGTCGGCGTCCCCGGCGAGGCCGACCACTGTGCCCAGCGCCTCCTCGCTGCTCAGGTTCGGCGCGTGCCGGAAGTTCACCCGTACCTGACAGGCATCCGGCACGACATTGCCCTGCACGCCGCTGCTCACCCCCACGACGGAAAGGGACTGCCGGTAGGTGAGTCCGTCGACGACCGCGGGGCCCGGTTCAAAACTCCCGAACCGGGCCAGGGCGGGAGTCGCACGATGAATGGCGTTGACGCCCCGCCATGGTCGCGCGGTGTGGGCGCGTGAGCCGTCATAGCGCAGCTCGACAACCAGATTGCCCTGGCAGCCCGCCTCGAGGAGGCCGCCGGTCGGCTCGAGCAGAATCGCCAGGTCGGCCTGGAGGAAATCCTGGTACCGGTCGAACAGCAGGGTCATCCCGCTGCGACGGGAGCCAACCTCCTCGTTGTCGTAGAAAACGAACGTGAGGTGATGGTCGGAGTCCTGCGCCCGTTCGGCCAGGACCAGCATCACGGCGAGACCGCCCTTCATGTCCACCGCGCCAAGCCCGGATACCGTTCCCGGTATTGCCGTGGGGTAATTTTTCGCTGCTGGCACCGTGTCGAGATGGCCGGCCAGCACCACGTGCCGATCCCGCGCGGGTTTCCCCGCCTGTGCACCCCGCGTCGTCGCGATGATGTTGTTGCCGTCCCGGATCATCCGCAGACCGGGTGCGCGGGCCCGCAGGCGGTGCTCCACCAGCCCGGCCAGCAGGTGCTCGTCGCCGCTGACCGACGGCACCTCCACCAGCGCCGCGGCCAACCGCAGCAGGTCCGTGCGCTCGAGCACCTCGACGCCGGCGGTCGGGTACCGCCCTGACTGCGAGTACATCCAGTTCCTCTCTGTGTCCGAGTCTGTGTGCGAGCTCTGCGTCTCTGTGTGCGAACTCGGCGTCCGAGAGCTACCGCGGATCGGAGATCCACCGGCGGCGGGCTCCCTCGGCGAGGCAGGCCGCGATCATCGTCATCAGCACCGCGCCGGCCGCGAACACGCTCGGCGTTCCGAACGCGGTGGACAGCAGCCCGCCGAGGGCCGCCCCCACGGGCATGGCCCCCCAGGCGACGAGTCGATAGACACTGTTGACCCGGCCCTGCAACGGCCGGGGGATGCGGGTCTGGCGCAGCGCGACCACGACCACGTCCCAGGTCACCCCCGCGCAGGCGGCCGCCGCCAGCGCCAGGCCCACCCCTGTGCCCACCGGTACCAGCCAGACGGCCACATTCGCGGCGGCCATCGTGGCAGCCACGCAGACGAGCGCCTGCTCGTCGCCGAGCCGGCGCACCAGCCGCGGGGCCAACCGGGCGGCGAACACCGCCCCGACTGCCTGGCAGGCCAGCAACAGGCCGTAACCGATGCTGCCGAGCCCAAGCACGGTATGCGCGTGCACGACCATCACCGCCAGCCCGGCGGTGAGCACCAGGTTGATTCCGCCGGCGGCCAGCGCCAGGCCTCGCAGCAACCGGTCCCGCAGCAACCACCGGGCGCCTGTTGTCATGTCGGCCAGCAGACCCGGCCGGGTGGCGCTGACCGGACCCGCACTGTCGACACCTGACCCGGGGGCTGCCGGTAGGTCGGCCGGCCGCTCGCTGGTCGATGGTCCGCCGGTCCGTCGGGTGCTCGGCTTCGCCGAGCGGACGCCGAGCAGGCTGGACAACAGCAGTGCCGACAGCAGGAAGCTGGCGGCGTCAATACCGAACGGCACCGCTGCGGCAATCGCGAACAACACCGAGCCGAGCAACGGGCCGACGAACTCGTTACCAGCCGTCTGCGCCGCGAGGAGCCGGCCGTTGGCATCGACGAGCAGCTTCCGGGGCACGACCGAGGGCACGATCACCTGCGACGCGTTACGGAAGAACGTCTCGCAGGTGCCGATCAGGAAGAAGCAGATGTACAGGACCAGTAGATTGCCCCGGTCCAGGGCGACAGCCACCGCCAATGTCAGCAGCAGTAGCCCGCGGAACAGGTCGATGCCACGCATGGCGCGCAACAGGTCGACCCGGTCCACCAGTACGCCCGCTGGTAACCCGAACAGGACGTAGGGGAGGGTGAGCGCGGTGGTGACTCCGGCCACCAGCCGCGGGTCGTCGGTCAAGGTGTAGGCGAGCAGTGGCGCCGCCGTCAGCGACATCCCGTCGCCGACCGCTGAGAGCGTGCTGGCGGTCCACAGCCGCGCGTACCGCCCGCCGAGCCCAGCACGCGCCGACGCCGGCTCTGTCTCGACGGCACCCGCGGTCCCGGGGCCGCTCACGGCTTCGGACCGGGCCACGGGCTCGGCGACCTCCGCCCCCGTGCACTGATCCGCCGGTGTCGGCGGTGTCCTGTCGGCGGGTGCCCGCGCTGGGCCAGGCGGCGTCGAGCCACTCGCCGTCCGGGTCACGCGTGGTTTCCCGTTGGCTGTCGAGCCGCCAGGTTGTAGCCATGCCGCTTCCGCGCGTCCCGCAGGCGGCCACCTGCTCGGACCTCCTCGAGCACCTGTTGTTCCATGGCGGCGATCCGGTCAACCGATGCCGCGACCTCAGCCAGGGACGCCGCCGGTACGACCGTGACGCCGCTGCCGTCGGCACAGATGATGTCGCCGGGACGTACCGTGCGAGATTCCTCGCCCCGCCCAAGTTCCACTGCCTGCTGTACGGCGGCCATGCGCAGCCGGTTCTTTCCACTGCGCATGAAGGCACCGTGCGCCCACAGAGAGTAATCAAACTCGCGGATCCCGTCGATGTCCCGGCAAAGGCCGTCGATGACGGTGCCCGCCACCCCTCTGGCCAGTGCCACCTCGGCGAGGATGTCTCCCCATACGGTGCAGGTGGCGCTGCCAGCGGCGAGAACGACCACGGCGCCGGATGGCACATCGTCGAGAAAGTCCGCAGCCGCGGCCGGCGTTCCGGGTTCGACCCGCTCGAACCGCACGGTGAAGGCCGGGCCGACAACCGGACCGTGCCCGGAGAGGCGTCGGGGGCCCCAGAGCTGCCCGTCGATGCCGGCCAGGTCAAGCGCGTCGCTCACCACCGCCGTACCGTGCGCCGCCAGCACCCGGAGGTATGCGGCGTCGTGCAGGGTAGCCGATGGGACCGATATTTCATCGCTCAAGGTGAACCTCCCGCAAACACGTGAACGGCCAGTTTCCGACCCCCCTGGAAGATGTTGACTTTTGCGTTGTGACTGGCCTTGGACCCGAATCCGGCCAACTGACCGCCGAACAGGAAGGAATCGAGGCTGATGGTCATCGACTCCGCCCGCGGCGATCCCGCGGTGAGCACGGGATACCGCAAGGGTGTGACGCGCTTCTGCGCGACAGCGCCATCGGCGGCGGCCCGAGACAGGGCCGCACACCAGGTGCTGCGACTTACGTCGGCGCCGATGGTGACTCCGTCGCCACGGATGTCGTACGGCTCCTTCAGCACGTAGCGCGTCTGCTGCTCCTGCAGTTCATCGAGCAGCGACGTCTTCCCGTCGGCTGCCGTGGCGACGGGGGTGATCCGCCGGGTCCATGGCAACAGGGCCGCCGCCAACCGCCGCTGGCTGTCCGTGAACAGGTCGGCGAACTGTGGATCCTGCACGAAGGCCAGGCAGAGTTTGCTCTCCGCGACATACCTGGCCGCGAACGGGTTGACATGAACCAGGGGCGTGTCGCGTAGCGCCCGCTCCCAGGTACGCACGAACCCCGGGTCGGTCGCCATGTCGTTCCAGCGCACCGTATTGACCTTGTTCCAGCACAGGTCCGCGGCCCGGTCACCGAATCTGGCCTCCCCCCGGTCCACCCGCAGATCACGTGGATCGGCCAGGTACGCGTCGAGTCCGCGCGACCGGAACTCCGCCACGATTTCGCGGCTCTCCCGGCTGGCGGCATCGCTGGGTTGCAGCACCGCCACCCCGTCGAGCCGCGTCGACTTGCCGGTGACCCGGCTCGCCGCGGCGAGCGCCGCGGCCCGCAGCGCCGCCAGGAACCGGTCCTCACCCCGCGTCGGCAGGTAGGTCAGGTCGGACAGCTCGGGTGGCGCGGCGCCCGGGGTCTCGATCGCAAGCAGTTCGGTGACCTGCCGAACCGTGGCGTTGACCCGCGAGGTGAACAGGGTGCCGGCCGGTGCGTCGGCATTGTTTTCGAGCAGGACGAGTCGCTCCGTGTCCTGATCGAGATATCCGTCCAGTCGGCACACCCACGGCGCGTCGGATGGGCCGAGATCGGCGGCGATGAGCCGTTCAGCGCTTGCTGGCAGCCCGAACCAGGCCCGAACCTCGGCATGTTCTCGGAAGTGGCGGACCACGTCACCGAGCAGGGCCACGTAGTCGGCGAGTGGCTCACGCAGCGACTCCGCGAAGGCGCTGTCCAACAGGACGGGCAGCGGAGCGAACGGGAAATCACGGTTGCGGAAGCAGGGCGCCTGCGCGAGCACAGCGGCGGTGACCTCTCGCAACCGCTCCGGTCGGCCGGCCAGCTGGCTGGCCGTCACGAGCGCGCGTGGCCAGTCGATGGACGTCGTCAGCATCGCCCGTATCCGGGCTGCCCGACGGGGTCGGCCTGTTCGTCCGGCCCCGTGACCAGCCCATCCGGCCCGTCCTTCACCGACCAGGTGACCAGGTTCGAGGCCGCCGTCCCCCGGACCTGGTCGAAGTAGGCCGCGACGAGCTGGGCCGTGGCGGGCCGCTGCGGCCACCGCGCGGGTGTGTACCCTTCGACCTCACGGACCGGGCCGAACTCGATCCCGGTGCCGCACAGGAAGACCTCGTCCGCTTGGCGAATTCGGTCCGGAGTGACCGCCTCCTCGGCCACGCTCAGTCCGAGCCTGGGTGCCGTCGCCAGCACCCAGGCCCGGCTGATACCAGGCAGCACGGCGTCACCAAGTCTCGGGGTCACCAGCCGGGTGCCCTCCGCCAGAAACACCGTGGCGGTCGGAGCTTCGCTGACCAGCCCCTCCGCCGTGCACAGCAGGCAGGAGTCGAACCCGGCGGCGACGGCCTGCGCGAGCGCGAGCCGCGGTCCGGCATAGGCGGAGATGTTCTTGGCCGCACTGGGGAAGACCGCCGACGAGGGACGCTGCCACGAACTGACGGTGAGCCTCAGGCCTTCGCCGTCACGTAGCCAACGCTTGCGGCCCGATGGCGTGACGGAGACTGTCAGCGCCGCCTCCGAGCCGTCCCCGATGCCGCCGGCATCGACCGCACTCACCGCGATGCGGGCGTAACTGTCCACCTGCGTATCGTTCACCGCGACCAGTTCGTCGATGATTCGCGGAACATCGTCGCAGCAGGTGTCGTCGAGCAGCATCAGCCGACAGGAGTTCCGCAGCCGGTCGAGGTGCTGGTCGAGCAGCCACGGCCGTAGTCCCAGCCCGGGCGCCTCTTGGCGGTACAGACGGACACCCTCGAAGACCGAGATGCCGTAGCGCAGCGCGATGCTTCCCACCGGCAGCGTTGCCGCCTGCGCCGGAACGAGCTGCTCGCGGTGGTAAACGAGCGGGCCGGCGGGGGCGGGGCCTCCCGCCCCCGCCGGCCCAGCCTCACTCCCCATGACGAAAGACAGGTTCGGTGGGGTCGTAACCGGTGGCGAGAATCATGTCGAAGTGCCGGTGCCGCAACTCCAGGGACGTCGCGAGGGCGTCGACGGCCTGCGCCCGCAGGATGTCCGTGGTGCAGTAACGATGGAGCAGGTCGCGGACCGCGTCCGCGTGCTCCTCCTCCAGCTCGCTCACCGCGTCCCGGCCGACATCCGTCGAGGCGTGGTGCACGAAGAACTCATACCCCTCCGGCGGAAGGCCGTACACGTCCCGCATCACCGCGAGCATGCTCGAACCGTCGGGGTTGACGATGGGGGGCTGGCCCTCCATCAGAAGCAGGACCGCGGCCGCACCACTGGTGAAGTGTGCCTCGCGGCCGTTACAGACGCGGATGTTGTGCGCGACGAGAGCGGCGGTCTCCGCCGCCAGCGGAGCGGCCTGAAGTTCCTCGGCGCTTACTCCGACAGTCCGACCGAAGGCGGCAAAGGTTTCCAGATGGCGGCCGGAGCCGGAAAGCGCGCCGGTCTCCTCCTCGTACACGTTCTCGACCAGATGCCGGCGGATCTGATAGTCGTCGACATCCGACGCGACACCGAGAACATTCCGGGTCCACATACTCTTGATGGGCCAGCGGTGCACCACGAATTCACGCAGAAGCCGCCGGGTCGCCTTACCACTGAGGATAAGCTGGTAGAGGGGACTCGTCATCTTCTTGCGCTCGACGATCATTCGGTCCAGGGTGGTGACGATGTCGGACATCGGGATCCTCCTTGGATCTTGTTGCCGGCTCCTGCGATCGTTCGCCGGGCGGTCTGCGGCCTAGACCTGGCCTGCCACCTGCGATGTCTCCAGGACGGACTGGCCACGCAGCAGAGCGTCATAGCCATGCCGGGCCGTCTGCTCCCGAAGCAGGCGGGACTGGTCAAGGCTGACGTCGAGCAGGCCGGAGAGCACATTCTCCGCACTGAACTCCGCGAGCATCCGAATTCGGGTCGAGACGGTGCTCTGGTCTTTCACCAGTGGGTCGAGCGAGAAGTCCGCCCCAAGGTGGAGCGTGAGATGTGCGGCGATCAGCTCGAGTCTGAGGTTGCCGCCGCCCTTGCCGATACCTCCGATTGAGGCATCCAGGGCGGTCGCCCCGGCGTCCAGCGCCGCGCACGAGTTCGCGAAGGCGAGACCCAGGTTGTCGTGCGCGTGAAAGCCGATCACCGGACCGGGACCCTGCTCCGTAGCGGCGTGCACCGCGGCGGAGACTCTCCGGGTCACGTCCTCCGGGTAGAGGCTTCCATTCGAGTCAGCGAGGTACACCAGCCCCGCCCCAGCCTGGGCCGCCCGGCTCACGGCGAGCGCAAGCCGGGCGGGATCCGCTCTGCTGGTGTGGGTGAGGTTCACCGCGGTGAGCAGCCCGGCGTCGCGGGCCGCCGCGAGGTACGGCAGCGCGGGCACGAGGTCGAGGCCCGGCGCCAGCACCCGGACCAGACCGACCCCGAGATCGCCGAGGGGCGCCAGCGCGGCGGGATCGACCTCGCCGGGCCGTACCATGACGGCGAGCCGCGTTCGGTGTACCTCCGCGGCGAGCGTCCGCAAGTAGTCCGGCTCGCATCGGGCGGCGGGACATAACGCGTTGCCCGTCGGGGTTCGGAGATATCCGACCTCCACGAACGGAATCCTGGCTTCTTCGACAGCGCGCACGACGGACGACGCTTCGTCAACTGACCATCGATGATCGTTTACGTATCCACCATCTCGGAGAGTCACGTCGAGAAGGATGGGTCGTCGGCTGGCCTCATTGCCACGTTCTTCGTTTGGAGTGCTTTTCGGGGTCACATCGGCACCCTTGCTTCGAAGATTCCCGAAGTTTCATTGCATCATCGCGGTCAGAACGGAAACGGATTGTCTGCGGCATGCAGCCACTTTTAGCGGACGCAGTCATTCGTGCCACATCAAGCCGCACAGATTGGTGCAACGGCCGGCTCCGATATGTACCACCTTGAGGATATATCACCGCGCGAAAAGGTGTCAACCGCAGCCGACGGGACGCCGCGACCATGGGACCCCGAGCAACGGAGAGTGACCAAAATAACCGGAGTCGGGGCGATCGTTCACCCCGACTCGCACACGCGGCCTATCACGCTGTGTATACAATTTTATTCGACGGCGGCGGCAGGTCCTCCGCGGAGAATCAAGTCCTTCCTGGTCTACGGCGTCGATCCGTATGACCCGAGAAAGTTCGGGAAGCTCTCAGTATTCGCTTCCTGTGCTCTTGTTGTAGAATCAACTAAATGATCGTTGTATACAGTGGTTGTAACTGGTCAGGTGTCTTTTGATCGACAGTGACGGTTAGTTACGCGGTAGCAGTGAGGGTCGGGCTGGTTTCGGGCAGCCAGGGACGGCCCGCGGTGAGGCGGGCGAGGGCGTCGAGCATGCCGAGGTCGTTCTTGCGGGCTGTCGACAGGTAGCTGCGCAGCGCGCAGAAGTGCCGGGCCCCGGCGAGCGAGCGCAGGCAGCCGGAGATCTTCTGCCTCAGCTTGACCATCCGAATGTCGCGCTCCGACCCGTTGTTATCGGCCGGTACGGCCAGGTCAGTGAGGAACCGCAGGTAGTCGGCCTCGCGGGAGGCGAGGCGGTCGGCGAGGTTGTTCTCGGTGCGCATCGCCTTCGTGGCGCGGGCCGCGGTCTGGCTGATCCCGGCCTGCACGGCGCTGCGCAGCCGGTGACGGCCATCGGCGCTGGTCGCGAGGTGGATGGCACCAAGGCCGGCGGCGCGGGCGTCGGCGGCGAGTCGCTGCAGGTCGACGAGGGCCTCGATGGCCTGGGTCGCCCAGCACCAGGCCGCGGGGTCCTCCCGCTCGGCGACCGCGACCAGTTCACGGACCACGTGTGCGCAGCAGAGCTGGTGGTCGGCGCTGAGGAAGACGTCGTAGGCCGCCCAGCAGTCGTGCACGGGCGTGCCGGTGAACGCGGGCAGGACGTCGGCGGCGGTGATACCCAGCCGGCCGCGGCGCGGGTGGATCGTGACCAGGGTCAGCCTGTCCGTACGGGCGCAGTGCACCCAGTGCAGCTTCCCCTCGACCCGCAGGCCGGTCTCGTCGGCGCCGAGCACGTCGGCGCGGGTGAGCAGGTCACGCAGCAGCGGCAGGAACGCCTTTTCGAGCGTGGCGATCGCCCGCGCCTGGATCGCGACGATCGTGCCGGCCGACAACCGGATCCCGAACAGCTCGGACATCGCCTGCGCGGTGCGGTCCTTCGAGAGGAACTGTCCGCCGTACAGATAGAGGGCCAGGGCGCGGACCTGTTCGCCGTACTGGACCGGCGCGTCCACCCCGTGCGGCGCCGCCGCCCTCGTCCGGGCACCGCAGCCGGCGCACTCCCGCTCGAGCAGGGCGGTGTTCGGTGACCGTCCGGCCCGCCGGGAGCACCACGTCGACGACCTGGCGGCGCTCGAGACCGGTCACCGGCGCGAGCAGCAACGCGTCCCCGCACCGCCGGCAGCACTCCGGCTCGTGCAGCACCGTCCGATCCGGATCCGCGACCAGCACGAGCGTCGAGCCAGGATGACCGGGCTGGCCACCCGGCGACCGGGCGCTCTTCTCCCGGCGCGACTTCGGCGCCGGCTTGGCCAGCCCCTCGCTGCTCGGAGGCTTCGAAGAGTTCCTCGAGTTCTTCCCGAGCCGCGCCTTCAGCTCCGAGATCTCCGCCGTCGCCTGCGCGAGGGCCTCCACCGCGTCCGCCGCCTGCCGGCGTGCCTCGGCCACTTCCTGACGCAGCATGCCGATCAACGCCACGAGCTCGTCATACGACGGCGCAGGCTGATCGGCGGATGACACGCGATCAACCTACAGGGCGGTCACTCACCGCGAACATCCCGCCCGCCACAGCGGATGCCGCCCACACGACCCGACCTGCGACAACGCTAAACGAATGAGATACCTGACCAGTAATCGGTTCCTATTGTGGTGCGTTAGGTCCACAAGCTGGCCCGCCGTGGTCGCTGGACCTTGTCCAGCTTCCCGGTGGGCCGCGATGTTTTCGGGGGGGGCGACCCTCCGGTCCCCCCGTCCGGCCGGCGTAGGTCTGGCTTGGTGATGGTCGGTGCGGTGGTGTCAGGCGAGCCAGGGGTTGGAGTCCCCTCAGCTATCTCGGCGTGTCGCTGCTTTCTGGGCTCGAACCGAGATCCTCACTTGTCAGCGGCTCACGTCTCGGCGTGGGTGGCGGGGCTGGAGCGGGCGTGACCTGCGCCGTGAGGCACAGGGCAGCGTGATCGCTGAGGCCGCGCGGTGGCGGGGGACATGGACGTAGTCGCAGCCTGTCAGCTGGAGCCGGCCGAAGGT from Frankia alni ACN14a harbors:
- a CDS encoding RraA family protein — its product is MSDEISVPSATLHDAAYLRVLAAHGTAVVSDALDLAGIDGQLWGPRRLSGHGPVVGPAFTVRFERVEPGTPAAAADFLDDVPSGAVVVLAAGSATCTVWGDILAEVALARGVAGTVIDGLCRDIDGIREFDYSLWAHGAFMRSGKNRLRMAAVQQAVELGRGEESRTVRPGDIICADGSGVTVVPAASLAEVAASVDRIAAMEQQVLEEVRAGGRLRDARKRHGYNLAARQPTGNHA
- a CDS encoding TenA family transcriptional regulator, with product MSDIVTTLDRMIVERKKMTSPLYQLILSGKATRRLLREFVVHRWPIKSMWTRNVLGVASDVDDYQIRRHLVENVYEEETGALSGSGRHLETFAAFGRTVGVSAEELQAAPLAAETAALVAHNIRVCNGREAHFTSGAAAVLLLMEGQPPIVNPDGSSMLAVMRDVYGLPPEGYEFFVHHASTDVGRDAVSELEEEHADAVRDLLHRYCTTDILRAQAVDALATSLELRHRHFDMILATGYDPTEPVFRHGE
- the tnpC gene encoding IS66 family transposase, with the translated sequence MDAPVQYGEQVRALALYLYGGQFLSKDRTAQAMSELFGIRLSAGTIVAIQARAIATLEKAFLPLLRDLLTRADVLGADETGLRVEGKLHWVHCARTDRLTLVTIHPRRGRLGITAADVLPAFTGTPVHDCWAAYDVFLSADHQLCCAHVVRELVAVAEREDPAAWCWATQAIEALVDLQRLAADARAAGLGAIHLATSADGRHRLRSAVQAGISQTAARATKAMRTENNLADRLASREADYLRFLTDLAVPADNNGSERDIRMVKLRQKISGCLRSLAGARHFCALRSYLSTARKNDLGMLDALARLTAGRPWLPETSPTLTATA
- a CDS encoding MFS transporter; translation: MSGPGTAGAVETEPASARAGLGGRYARLWTASTLSAVGDGMSLTAAPLLAYTLTDDPRLVAGVTTALTLPYVLFGLPAGVLVDRVDLLRAMRGIDLFRGLLLLTLAVAVALDRGNLLVLYICFFLIGTCETFFRNASQVIVPSVVPRKLLVDANGRLLAAQTAGNEFVGPLLGSVLFAIAAAVPFGIDAASFLLSALLLSSLLGVRSAKPSTRRTGGPSTSERPADLPAAPGSGVDSAGPVSATRPGLLADMTTGARWLLRDRLLRGLALAAGGINLVLTAGLAVMVVHAHTVLGLGSIGYGLLLACQAVGAVFAARLAPRLVRRLGDEQALVCVAATMAAANVAVWLVPVGTGVGLALAAAACAGVTWDVVVVALRQTRIPRPLQGRVNSVYRLVAWGAMPVGAALGGLLSTAFGTPSVFAAGAVLMTMIAACLAEGARRRWISDPR
- a CDS encoding aminotransferase class IV; this encodes MGSEAGPAGAGGPAPAGPLVYHREQLVPAQAATLPVGSIALRYGISVFEGVRLYRQEAPGLGLRPWLLDQHLDRLRNSCRLMLLDDTCCDDVPRIIDELVAVNDTQVDSYARIAVSAVDAGGIGDGSEAALTVSVTPSGRKRWLRDGEGLRLTVSSWQRPSSAVFPSAAKNISAYAGPRLALAQAVAAGFDSCLLCTAEGLVSEAPTATVFLAEGTRLVTPRLGDAVLPGISRAWVLATAPRLGLSVAEEAVTPDRIRQADEVFLCGTGIEFGPVREVEGYTPARWPQRPATAQLVAAYFDQVRGTAASNLVTWSVKDGPDGLVTGPDEQADPVGQPGYGRC
- the dapE gene encoding succinyl-diaminopimelate desuccinylase, producing MYSQSGRYPTAGVEVLERTDLLRLAAALVEVPSVSGDEHLLAGLVEHRLRARAPGLRMIRDGNNIIATTRGAQAGKPARDRHVVLAGHLDTVPAAKNYPTAIPGTVSGLGAVDMKGGLAVMLVLAERAQDSDHHLTFVFYDNEEVGSRRSGMTLLFDRYQDFLQADLAILLEPTGGLLEAGCQGNLVVELRYDGSRAHTARPWRGVNAIHRATPALARFGSFEPGPAVVDGLTYRQSLSVVGVSSGVQGNVVPDACQVRVNFRHAPNLSSEEALGTVVGLAGDADGTQVVLSSPPAPPNLEHPLLAALRASAGVDVRPKLGWTDVGRFAAHGVPAVNFGPGDSELAHTGRETVSGAELAACHAALARFLFADAAGIPPDRLRNIGPHPASEVRP
- a CDS encoding aldolase, which gives rise to MVRPGEVDPAALAPLGDLGVGLVRVLAPGLDLVPALPYLAAARDAGLLTAVNLTHTSRADPARLALAVSRAAQAGAGLVYLADSNGSLYPEDVTRRVSAAVHAATEQGPGPVIGFHAHDNLGLAFANSCAALDAGATALDASIGGIGKGGGNLRLELIAAHLTLHLGADFSLDPLVKDQSTVSTRIRMLAEFSAENVLSGLLDVSLDQSRLLREQTARHGYDALLRGQSVLETSQVAGQV